One Brassica napus cultivar Da-Ae chromosome A1, Da-Ae, whole genome shotgun sequence genomic region harbors:
- the LOC106455013 gene encoding ELF3-like protein 2: MGGMKDEAKRITIPPLFPRVHVNDTERGGLSQPFDGKTMSPYKHYILPSPTDKISDSPSTLSLSLPPPANNACLQTDRPEMNQLSPTYNTSPASNLEGKVDKKGMIYPSPRGSSVKPSSIKQNEYNLTNLDSLKVPVFRLPETDPKANTDLSLQFHSSCTSKSRGEAAGFKPLLNNLDIRELLLPLQCLEDESNNGSLSVMKTQLYRRRTPKTVPPREQEASDCSAIDSLSGMSAASNDVARVIGEKRFWKMRAYMISQQKIFATQVFELHRLIMVQKMVAKSPNLVLKSKINGGSKFKRPNTENQKPVTEAYPEHMKPKIPLPFISKELMTPIWQQQLLPPQGNQWLVPVMSPSEGLVYKPYAGPCPPPPSAFMVPIYGQDLPSRLPASTQFSHNCFPPRTTVLDQTNPFGQLQRWSSTSSHMTQAIPFSLKKSQESNDSEVHGSTASSPPEKHKFDVLPLFPTEPTHHTDEYEQKQQPMSRAIKAIPHNSTSASESAARIFRSIQEERRDSDHMIS, from the exons atggGAGGAATGAAAGATGAGGCGAAGAGGATAACAATTCCTCCATTGTTCCCAAGGGTTCATGTGAATGATACTGAACGAGGAGGCTTGTCTCAGCCATTTGATGGCAAAACAATGTCTCCATATAAACATTACATTCTTCCATCTCCGACCGACAAGATCTCTGATTCTCCTTCCACTCTCTCACTGTCTCTTCCTCCTCCAGCCAACAACGCTTGTCTC caGACTGATCGACCTGAAATGAATCAGTTATCACCAACCTACAACACTTCTCCAGCATCAAATCTTGAAGGGAAGGTGGATAAAAAAGGCATGATTTATCCAAGTCCTAGAGGATCATCAGTTAAACCTAGttcaataaaacaaaatgagTACAACCTTACCAACTTGGATTCTCTTAAGGTTCCTGTTTTTAGACTCCCGGAGACAGATCCAAAAGCAAACACAGATTTGTCACTACAGTTTCATAGTAGCTGTACCAGTAAATCAAGAGGAGAAGCTGCTGGTTTCAAACCTCTCCTGAACAATCTTGATATTCGAGAATTACTTTTGCCACTACAATGTTTGGAAGATGAAAGCAATAATGGGTCTCTTAGTGTGATGAAAACTCAACTGTATAGAAGAAGAACCCCCAAAACTGTGCCTCCACGTGAGCAAGAAGCCTCAGACTGCTCTGCAATAGACTCTTTGTCTGGTATGAGTGCAGCTTCTAATGATGTTGCCAGAGTGATAGGTGAGAAGAGATTTTGGAAGATGAGAGCTTATATGATCAG CCAGCAGAAGATCTTTGCCACTCAAGTCTTTGAGCTGCATAGACTGATAATG GTTCAGAAAATGGTTGCAAAGTCGCCAAACTTGGTTCTCAAAAGTAAGATCAATGGTGGTTCAAAGTTTAAAAGACCGAACACCGAGAATCAAAAACCTGTAACCGAAGCCTATCCAGAGCATATGAAACCAAAGATTCCTTTACCTTTCATAAGCAAAGAGCTCATGACCCCAATTTGGCAACAACAGCTACTTCCTCCACAAGGAAACCAGTGGTTAGTTCCTGTAATGTCTCCTTCAGAAGGTCTGGTCTATAAACCATACGCAGGTCCatgtcctcctcctccttcagcTTTCATGGTTCCTATTTATGGACAAGATTTGCCCTCCAGGCTCCCTGCTTCTACTCAGTTTAGCCACAACTGCTTCCCACCGAGGACAACAGTACTTGACCAGACAAACCCGTTTGGTCAGCTTCAAAGATGGTCAAGCACATCTAGCCACATGACTCAAGCGATTCCGTTTTCGTTAAAGAAGTCTCAGGAGTCTAATGACAGTGAGGTACATGGAAGTACAGCTTCAAGTCCACCAGAGAAGCATAAATTTGATGTCCTTCCACTTTTTCCTACAGAGCCTACACATCACACTGATGAGTATGAGCAGAAACAGCAACCAATGTCTCGTGCAATTAAAGCCATTCCTCATAACTCAACATCTGCCTCTGAATCTGCTGCAAGAATTTTCCGTTCTATTCAGGAAGAAAGGAGGGACTCAGATCATATGATTAGTTAG